The following proteins are co-located in the Gordonia polyisoprenivorans genome:
- a CDS encoding SDR family NAD(P)-dependent oxidoreductase: MTGIGGSPSLQGSAIVVTGSTRGLGRAFAEALATAGAHVVVNGTTAKSTAAFVAEMSERGLAVNGLAGSVADDSFCQGLISHCVDTFGGIDMLINNAGITRDRSFTKMSVDEFDAVIDVHLRGTWSCSSAAARVMRSTGGGRILNITSGAGLFGMFGQANYAAAKAGVVGLTRVMDIELARFGIAVNALAPVAATDMTGVFDGQSGVEHALVFPPPDTVAPIAVYLASPESEAIHGQCLSFDGTELSVWSHPRALSSWTCESGWAPADFTQSLSGEGILDFPHPDRWGSGAAKK, from the coding sequence ATGACCGGAATCGGTGGATCGCCTTCGTTGCAAGGTTCGGCCATTGTCGTCACCGGCTCGACCCGTGGCCTGGGCCGGGCGTTCGCCGAGGCGCTGGCGACCGCCGGCGCCCATGTGGTGGTCAACGGCACGACGGCCAAGTCCACAGCGGCATTCGTCGCTGAGATGAGTGAGCGCGGCTTGGCCGTGAACGGGCTGGCCGGCTCTGTTGCCGACGACTCATTCTGTCAAGGCTTGATCAGTCATTGCGTCGACACCTTCGGCGGCATCGACATGCTGATCAACAACGCCGGAATCACCCGTGACCGTTCATTCACCAAGATGAGTGTCGACGAGTTCGATGCGGTGATCGACGTGCATCTGCGCGGTACGTGGTCGTGCAGCTCGGCCGCAGCGCGCGTCATGCGATCCACCGGGGGCGGTCGCATCCTCAACATCACCTCCGGCGCCGGACTGTTCGGCATGTTCGGCCAAGCCAATTACGCTGCGGCCAAAGCCGGCGTCGTGGGCCTGACCCGCGTCATGGACATCGAGCTCGCACGATTCGGAATTGCTGTCAACGCTCTGGCACCTGTCGCGGCCACCGACATGACGGGCGTCTTCGACGGCCAGTCGGGAGTCGAGCACGCTTTGGTGTTCCCGCCGCCCGACACTGTTGCTCCTATCGCGGTGTATCTCGCGAGTCCAGAATCCGAGGCAATCCACGGACAGTGTCTCTCATTCGACGGCACCGAATTGTCTGTCTGGTCGCACCCACGTGCATTGAGCTCCTGGACGTGCGAATCCGGTTGGGCACCAGCCGATTTTACTCAGAGCCTGAGCGGCGAAGGTATACTCGACTTCCCGCACCCTGACCGATGGGGCTCGGGAGCAGCAAAGAAGTAG
- a CDS encoding nuclear transport factor 2 family protein: protein MTDFLDDFSTRWLAAWNSHSTDRILDLLHPDIIWDDRTFWPDIINGISGMPAYVDKIWEAMPDVAFEEIERFGSADRKRGIVLFRQFGHGPAKLNPDATFDSHGCDIFLEFKDGKLASYKSAYDISDMLRQLGALPERGQLLGGAYLMSLLRRA from the coding sequence ATGACCGACTTCCTCGACGACTTCTCCACCCGGTGGCTTGCCGCGTGGAACTCCCATTCGACCGATCGGATACTTGACCTGCTTCACCCCGACATCATCTGGGACGATCGGACCTTCTGGCCTGACATCATCAACGGAATCAGCGGAATGCCAGCCTATGTCGACAAGATCTGGGAGGCCATGCCCGATGTCGCCTTCGAGGAGATAGAGCGCTTCGGTTCCGCCGACCGCAAGCGAGGCATCGTGTTGTTCCGTCAGTTCGGACACGGACCTGCCAAGCTGAATCCGGATGCGACATTTGATTCGCACGGCTGCGACATCTTCCTGGAGTTCAAGGACGGCAAGTTGGCGAGTTACAAGTCAGCGTACGACATCTCCGACATGCTTCGTCAGCTCGGCGCACTACCTGAGCGTGGCCAACTCTTGGGCGGCGCCTACTTGATGTCGTTGCTCCGCAGGGCATGA
- a CDS encoding enoyl-CoA hydratase/isomerase family protein: MAIVTLDNGVPSNEQTAGAHIPYRRARVVNQETSEPVNVVDDLRRSPAANSRRTNSERSTPLHTPDLKYPPRRRHVMANTYGEITTSIDQGVGTIAFSRYERRNALSLELFADLSDCLDDWAGNDDVACVVITGGEEIFCAGLDLKLQSMFTNQERRDAYSNACLRAYGTLLDYSKPTIAAVGGPALGGGCDIAVFCDIRIGADNVIMGFPQIKMGLTPYFSPLWKIVGLSQAKLLTFSGDKIDAAEALRIGILDRLVPAGNVVDEATRLARSIAETGTASAINNKEMARRSPAMDPISALTYETLAYREVIWHADVVDRIGAAYKRITK; encoded by the coding sequence ATGGCAATCGTCACACTCGACAACGGCGTGCCCTCGAACGAACAGACCGCAGGTGCACACATCCCTTACCGCCGTGCTCGAGTCGTCAACCAGGAGACATCAGAACCAGTCAATGTCGTCGATGATCTTCGCCGCTCCCCCGCGGCGAATTCCAGAAGAACAAACTCAGAGCGCAGTACGCCGCTTCACACACCCGATCTGAAATACCCACCTCGAAGGAGACACGTTATGGCAAACACGTACGGCGAGATCACCACCAGCATCGATCAAGGAGTCGGAACCATCGCGTTCAGCCGGTACGAACGGCGCAATGCGCTCAGCCTCGAGCTCTTCGCCGACCTGAGCGACTGTCTCGACGACTGGGCCGGCAACGACGATGTCGCCTGCGTCGTCATCACCGGTGGCGAAGAGATATTCTGCGCCGGCCTCGATCTCAAACTGCAGTCCATGTTCACCAACCAAGAACGACGCGACGCATACTCCAACGCCTGCTTGCGCGCATACGGCACCCTGCTCGACTACTCGAAACCCACCATTGCCGCCGTTGGCGGCCCGGCACTCGGCGGGGGATGCGACATCGCGGTGTTCTGCGACATCCGCATCGGCGCGGACAACGTCATTATGGGATTCCCACAGATCAAAATGGGTCTCACGCCCTACTTCTCGCCCCTCTGGAAGATCGTCGGCCTGAGCCAGGCCAAACTGCTGACGTTCTCCGGCGACAAGATCGACGCCGCCGAAGCGCTCCGGATCGGCATACTCGACCGACTCGTGCCCGCCGGTAATGTCGTCGACGAAGCCACCCGGCTGGCCCGATCCATTGCCGAGACGGGAACCGCATCGGCGATCAACAACAAGGAAATGGCACGTCGCTCGCCGGCGATGGACCCGATCAGTGCATTGACCTACGAGACGCTGGCCTACCGCGAAGTGATCTGGCACGCCGACGTCGTCGACCGCATCGGTGCTGCATACAAACGAATCACCAAGTGA
- a CDS encoding acyl-CoA thioesterase domain-containing protein — translation MTVDDTRFVDDFARCAADGAPSLIGPTGPPDELFGVRLIGHSNGMAVADCTKPLGDPNPGWLMPMIDLLLARATLDPTRSHSCITLRIDLNVNPAALAAADTVRGIGRSGFSAGAVASSNCKIRCKAAEFGAAELVATGSGMFMFDVAELPHPSEAALARRHSSTLVELLGLDIEVTPGTTVMPTGVTTANPSGVVHGGAQVAALCAAVAEAARAHAATDMSIVHVSAEFMRPLSAFAEPLNICIRHRRRGRTIATYDAELVTPDREVGTRAHLTLARDTVLAP, via the coding sequence ATGACCGTCGACGACACGCGATTCGTCGACGATTTCGCGCGCTGCGCCGCAGACGGAGCTCCCTCGCTGATCGGCCCGACTGGACCACCCGACGAACTGTTTGGTGTTCGCCTGATCGGCCACAGCAACGGTATGGCCGTAGCGGACTGCACCAAGCCACTTGGCGATCCCAACCCGGGGTGGCTGATGCCGATGATCGACCTACTGCTCGCCCGGGCGACACTGGACCCGACACGGTCGCACAGCTGTATCACGCTGCGGATCGACCTCAACGTGAACCCCGCAGCGCTTGCTGCAGCCGACACGGTTCGCGGGATCGGCCGCAGTGGGTTCAGTGCAGGTGCTGTAGCCTCGAGTAACTGCAAAATTCGCTGCAAAGCAGCAGAATTCGGCGCAGCGGAATTGGTCGCCACCGGGAGTGGCATGTTCATGTTTGATGTAGCAGAGCTGCCCCACCCCTCCGAGGCCGCGCTCGCACGACGGCATTCATCGACTCTGGTCGAGCTGCTCGGTCTGGACATTGAGGTGACGCCTGGGACGACCGTGATGCCGACTGGCGTCACCACTGCGAACCCGTCGGGTGTGGTGCATGGCGGGGCCCAGGTTGCCGCGCTCTGCGCAGCGGTGGCGGAAGCTGCTCGTGCCCACGCGGCTACGGATATGTCGATCGTTCACGTGTCAGCCGAGTTTATGCGTCCGCTCTCGGCGTTCGCCGAACCGCTCAACATTTGCATCCGACATCGACGGCGAGGTCGCACGATCGCGACCTATGACGCCGAACTCGTCACTCCAGACAGGGAGGTCGGAACCAGGGCCCATCTGACGCTGGCACGAGACACCGTGCTCGCGCCGTAG
- a CDS encoding class I adenylate-forming enzyme family protein encodes MRVDTARAAQYTELGLWTDGRIGELIGRQAQRFPDRELFCFNDRRVTYGQFSSWVNGVAATMIAHGVQRRDRVFVQLPNCLEALVLQVAAFRIGAINVPVVPIYREHETEQILADSRPSVVAVAHTLGSRLPHAEIDAALGRLGHAPRIKFLVGGEQSGWTAVTQTGIDANGSLPEPLAADEPALILYTSGTTSAPKGALLSSRALIAHLRNYADVMNLDETTVLAAATPLSHLGGFVAGLVMPAHLGARAVILPGWNADEAVGVIERERVTVMMGATIFLQELIDRYAAGAGATHRLRSYQCAGSTIPPNLIRDAAAVGISATRNYGMTETAGICTAASESDPLEQRAEWDGRMLPGMEIEAVDELRQPLPEGRIGQLRIRGPQLFDGYTDPVVTAAQSDDAGFFYPGDVGEVKDGWVRMTGRMKDIINRGGEKFSTQDIEAALLSHPDIGRVAVTAVPDKRFGEGVGAWVALRDGVEWEGAQTYLRHLDELKMARAKFPVEWHVVADIPTTMSGKIQKFRLVDLPDLATELNAHLDNGSDNTAAASAR; translated from the coding sequence ATGAGAGTCGACACCGCACGCGCTGCGCAGTACACCGAGCTCGGACTGTGGACCGACGGGCGGATCGGCGAGCTCATCGGTCGGCAAGCGCAACGGTTTCCGGACCGTGAGTTGTTCTGTTTCAACGACCGTCGGGTGACCTACGGGCAGTTCTCGTCCTGGGTGAACGGGGTTGCCGCGACGATGATCGCGCACGGAGTGCAGCGTCGTGACCGCGTGTTCGTCCAACTCCCCAATTGCCTGGAAGCTTTGGTTCTGCAGGTGGCCGCGTTCCGCATCGGAGCGATCAACGTGCCGGTCGTGCCGATCTATCGTGAGCACGAGACCGAGCAGATCCTCGCCGATAGCAGGCCGTCGGTGGTCGCGGTCGCCCACACGCTCGGCAGCCGCCTTCCTCACGCGGAGATAGATGCCGCTCTCGGACGGCTCGGCCATGCGCCGCGGATCAAGTTCCTCGTCGGTGGTGAGCAGTCGGGCTGGACCGCGGTGACGCAGACCGGGATCGACGCCAATGGTTCGCTGCCGGAACCTCTTGCGGCGGACGAGCCGGCTCTCATCCTCTACACGTCGGGCACCACATCGGCGCCGAAGGGCGCGCTGCTCAGTTCCCGCGCGTTGATCGCACATCTGCGCAACTACGCCGATGTGATGAATCTGGACGAGACCACGGTGCTGGCGGCCGCTACGCCTCTCTCGCATCTGGGTGGCTTCGTCGCGGGCCTGGTGATGCCGGCCCATCTGGGGGCGCGCGCGGTGATCCTGCCGGGTTGGAATGCTGACGAGGCGGTCGGCGTCATCGAACGGGAACGGGTCACGGTCATGATGGGCGCGACCATATTCCTGCAAGAGTTGATCGATCGGTACGCGGCGGGCGCGGGTGCGACCCATCGACTCCGCAGTTATCAGTGTGCGGGTTCGACCATCCCGCCGAACCTGATCCGTGACGCCGCAGCTGTAGGGATCAGCGCTACCCGTAATTACGGGATGACCGAAACCGCCGGAATATGCACCGCTGCAAGCGAATCAGATCCACTTGAACAGCGCGCCGAATGGGACGGTCGAATGTTGCCAGGCATGGAGATCGAGGCGGTCGACGAACTGCGTCAGCCCTTGCCCGAAGGTCGGATCGGACAACTGCGGATCCGAGGACCTCAACTCTTCGACGGCTACACGGATCCAGTGGTGACTGCGGCGCAGAGCGACGACGCCGGGTTCTTCTATCCCGGGGATGTCGGGGAGGTGAAAGACGGTTGGGTCAGGATGACTGGCCGAATGAAGGATATCATCAATCGGGGAGGGGAGAAGTTCTCGACCCAGGACATCGAGGCGGCGTTGTTGTCGCACCCCGACATCGGCCGCGTGGCGGTGACAGCCGTCCCCGATAAACGCTTCGGCGAGGGTGTCGGGGCATGGGTCGCGTTGCGCGACGGAGTGGAATGGGAGGGGGCGCAAACCTATCTCCGCCACCTCGACGAGTTGAAGATGGCCCGGGCAAAGTTCCCCGTCGAATGGCATGTGGTTGCCGACATTCCCACGACGATGTCGGGAAAGATCCAGAAGTTCCGTCTGGTGGATCTGCCCGACCTCGCCACCGAGCTCAACGCCCACCTCGACAACGGCAGCGACAACACTGCCGCGGCGTCCGCGAGATGA
- a CDS encoding enoyl-CoA hydratase/isomerase family protein codes for MSKYEYLLTSVEDGVGIMQLNHPEKRNALGWELHHEVIAALDEWAYDDDVAAVLIIGNEDYFCAGWALDVLQGTEGADRTRFTDLALHLMVAIYDYRKPTVAGVAGVAPGYGMDVANMCDITIASKNASFGSTQVKYAMNGFYHGILSKTNTQRARRMLFTGDPISAEEAQRCGLVDEVVEVGTLRENALRLAKQIAENGAELTSVLKEVALRAQNMDHIGATAYELRVTHDLVQRELFTKRIATGLERLKSGQSRATERAAL; via the coding sequence ATGTCGAAATACGAATATCTCCTGACTTCCGTCGAGGACGGGGTGGGAATCATGCAGCTGAACCATCCGGAGAAGCGCAACGCACTCGGATGGGAGTTGCACCATGAGGTCATCGCGGCACTCGACGAGTGGGCCTACGACGACGACGTGGCAGCGGTCCTCATCATCGGGAACGAGGACTACTTCTGCGCCGGCTGGGCGTTGGATGTCCTACAGGGCACCGAGGGCGCCGACCGGACGAGATTCACCGACCTCGCACTGCACCTGATGGTCGCGATCTACGACTACCGCAAGCCCACCGTGGCGGGGGTTGCCGGCGTCGCGCCGGGATACGGGATGGATGTGGCGAACATGTGCGACATCACGATCGCGTCGAAGAACGCGTCATTCGGCTCCACACAGGTGAAGTATGCGATGAACGGCTTTTACCATGGCATCCTCAGCAAAACCAACACCCAACGAGCCCGCCGGATGCTCTTCACCGGTGACCCGATCTCAGCCGAAGAGGCGCAACGATGTGGACTCGTCGACGAGGTCGTCGAGGTCGGCACGCTACGCGAGAACGCCCTACGGCTGGCCAAACAGATCGCCGAGAACGGCGCCGAACTGACCTCGGTACTCAAAGAGGTCGCCTTGCGCGCCCAGAACATGGACCACATCGGCGCCACCGCGTACGAACTGCGCGTCACCCACGATCTGGTGCAGCGCGAGCTGTTCACCAAACGTATTGCCACCGGGCTCGAACGCCTCAAGTCCGGCCAGAGCCGAGCCACCGAGCGCGCCGCGCTCTGA